The proteins below are encoded in one region of Macaca nemestrina isolate mMacNem1 chromosome 10, mMacNem.hap1, whole genome shotgun sequence:
- the LOC105499916 gene encoding C-type lectin domain family 1 member B isoform X2, translating to MQDEDGYVTLNIKTRKPALISAVMQHNYLQDENENRTGTLQQLAKRFCQYVIKQSELKGTFKGHKCSPCDTNWRYYGDNCYGFFKHNLTWKESKQYCTDLNATLLKIDNHNILEYIKARTGLIRWVGLSRQKSNEVWKWEDGSVLSENMFELLEDGKGNMNCAYFHNGKMHPTFCENKHYLMCERKAGMTKVDQLP from the exons ATGCAGGATGAAGATGGATACGTCACCTTAAATATTAAAACTCGAAAACCAGCTCTCATCTCCG CTGTCATGCAGCATAATTACCTACAAGATGAGAATGAAAATCGCACAGGAACTCTGCAACAATTAGCAAAGCGTTTCTGCCAGTATGTAATAAAACAATCAGAACTAAAGGGCACTTTCA AAGGTCATAAATGCAGCCCCTGTGACACAAACTGGAGATACTATGGAGATAACTGCTATGGGTTCTTCAAGCACAACTTAACATGGAAAGAGAGTAAGCAGTACTGCACTGACTTGAATGCTACTCTACTGAAGATTGACAACCATAACATTCTG GAATACATCAAAGCCAGGACTGGTTTAATTCGTTGGGTCGGATTATCTCGCCAGAAGTCCAATGAGGTctggaagtgggaggatggctcggTTCTCTCAGAAAATAT GTTTGAGCTTTTGGAAGACGGAAAAGGAAATATGAACTGTGCTTATTTTCATAATGGGAAAATGCACCCTACCTTCTGTGAAAACAAACATTATTTAATGTGTGAGAGGAAGGCTGGCATGACCAAGGTTGACCAACTACCTTAA
- the LOC105499916 gene encoding C-type lectin domain family 1 member B isoform X1, which produces MQDEDGYVTLNIKTRKPALISVDPASSSWWRVMALILLILCVGMVVGLVALGIWSVMQHNYLQDENENRTGTLQQLAKRFCQYVIKQSELKGTFKGHKCSPCDTNWRYYGDNCYGFFKHNLTWKESKQYCTDLNATLLKIDNHNILEYIKARTGLIRWVGLSRQKSNEVWKWEDGSVLSENMFELLEDGKGNMNCAYFHNGKMHPTFCENKHYLMCERKAGMTKVDQLP; this is translated from the exons ATGCAGGATGAAGATGGATACGTCACCTTAAATATTAAAACTCGAAAACCAGCTCTCATCTCCG TTGATCCTGCTTCTTCCTCCTGGTGGCGTGTGATGGCTTTGATTCTGCTGATTCTGTGCGTGGGGATGGTTGTCGGGCTGGTAGCTCTGGGGATTTGGT CTGTCATGCAGCATAATTACCTACAAGATGAGAATGAAAATCGCACAGGAACTCTGCAACAATTAGCAAAGCGTTTCTGCCAGTATGTAATAAAACAATCAGAACTAAAGGGCACTTTCA AAGGTCATAAATGCAGCCCCTGTGACACAAACTGGAGATACTATGGAGATAACTGCTATGGGTTCTTCAAGCACAACTTAACATGGAAAGAGAGTAAGCAGTACTGCACTGACTTGAATGCTACTCTACTGAAGATTGACAACCATAACATTCTG GAATACATCAAAGCCAGGACTGGTTTAATTCGTTGGGTCGGATTATCTCGCCAGAAGTCCAATGAGGTctggaagtgggaggatggctcggTTCTCTCAGAAAATAT GTTTGAGCTTTTGGAAGACGGAAAAGGAAATATGAACTGTGCTTATTTTCATAATGGGAAAATGCACCCTACCTTCTGTGAAAACAAACATTATTTAATGTGTGAGAGGAAGGCTGGCATGACCAAGGTTGACCAACTACCTTAA
- the LOC105499915 gene encoding C-type lectin domain family 12 member B isoform X2 → MSEEVTYATLTFQDYAGARNNRHGNNLRKKGHPAPSPIWRHAALGLLTLCLMLLIGLVTLGMMFLQISNDINSDSEKLSQLQKTIHQRQDNLSQQLGNSNNLSMEEEFLKSQISSLLKRQEQMAVKLCQELIIHTSDHRCNPCPKMWQWYQNSCYYFTTNEEKTWTNSRKDCIDKNSTLVKIDSLEEKDFLTSQPLLMFSFFWLGLSWDSSGRSWFWEDGSVPSPSFAEIFWICEKTAAPVKIEDLD, encoded by the exons ATGTCTGAAGAAGTGACCTACGCGACACTCACATTTCAGGATTATGCTGGAGCAAGGAATAACCGACATGGAAATAACCTAAGAAAAAAAG GGCATCCAGCTCCATCTCCCATTTGGCGTCATGCTGCCCTGGGTCTGCTAACTCTTTGCCTGATGTTGCTGATTGGGCTGGTGACGTTGGGGATGATGT TTTTGCAGATATCTAATGACATTAACTCAGATTCAGAGAAATTGAGTCAACTTCAGAAAACCATCCACCAGCGGCAGGATAACTTATCCCAGCAACTGGGCAACTCCAATAACTTGTCCATGGAGGAGGAATTTCTCAAGTCACAGATCTCCAGTCTACTGAAGAGGCAGGAACAAATGGCCGTCAAACTGTGTCAAGAGCTAATCATTCATACTTCAG acCACAGATGTAATCCATGTCCTAAGATGTGGCAATGGTACCAAAATAGTTGCTATTATTTTACAACAAATGAAGAGAAAACCTGGACTAACAGTAGAAAGGACTGCATAGACAAGAACTCCACCCTAGTGAAGATAGACAGTTTGGAAGAAAAG gATTTTCTTACGTCACAGCCATTACTgatgttttcattcttttggcTGGGATTATCATGGGACTCCTCTGGCAGAAGTTGGTTCTGGGAAGATGGCTCTGTTCCCTCTCCATCCTT
- the LOC105499915 gene encoding C-type lectin domain family 12 member B isoform X3: MSEEVTYATLTFQDYAGARNNRHGNNLRKKGHPAPSPIWRHAALGLLTLCLMLLIGLVTLGMMFLQISNDINSDSEKLSQLQKTIHQRQDNLSQQLGNSNNLSMEEEFLKSQISSLLKRQEQMAVKLCQELIIHTSDHRCNPCPKMWQWYQNSCYYFTTNEEKTWTNSRKDCIDKNSTLVKIDSLEEKDFLTSQPLLMFSFFWLGLSWDSSGRSWFWEDGSVPSPSLYVSNY; the protein is encoded by the exons ATGTCTGAAGAAGTGACCTACGCGACACTCACATTTCAGGATTATGCTGGAGCAAGGAATAACCGACATGGAAATAACCTAAGAAAAAAAG GGCATCCAGCTCCATCTCCCATTTGGCGTCATGCTGCCCTGGGTCTGCTAACTCTTTGCCTGATGTTGCTGATTGGGCTGGTGACGTTGGGGATGATGT TTTTGCAGATATCTAATGACATTAACTCAGATTCAGAGAAATTGAGTCAACTTCAGAAAACCATCCACCAGCGGCAGGATAACTTATCCCAGCAACTGGGCAACTCCAATAACTTGTCCATGGAGGAGGAATTTCTCAAGTCACAGATCTCCAGTCTACTGAAGAGGCAGGAACAAATGGCCGTCAAACTGTGTCAAGAGCTAATCATTCATACTTCAG acCACAGATGTAATCCATGTCCTAAGATGTGGCAATGGTACCAAAATAGTTGCTATTATTTTACAACAAATGAAGAGAAAACCTGGACTAACAGTAGAAAGGACTGCATAGACAAGAACTCCACCCTAGTGAAGATAGACAGTTTGGAAGAAAAG gATTTTCTTACGTCACAGCCATTACTgatgttttcattcttttggcTGGGATTATCATGGGACTCCTCTGGCAGAAGTTGGTTCTGGGAAGATGGCTCTGTTCCCTCTCCATCCTTGTACGTCTCTAACTATTGA